The following proteins are encoded in a genomic region of Brachypodium distachyon strain Bd21 chromosome 1, Brachypodium_distachyon_v3.0, whole genome shotgun sequence:
- the LOC100824271 gene encoding nucleotide-sugar uncharacterized transporter 2 has product MGVWEYILRGGGRRFIKRKDSDAGEAGRALEELRGSLYNEFHTSEGAKRQQQRFCGPSVALTFNFVVSVGIILANKMVMGTVGFNFPVALSLIHYVAAWVLMAILRALYLMPIAPPSKSTPFSSLFALGAVMSFSTGLANVSLKHNSVGFYQMSKIAVTPTIVAAEFILLQRSVSLRKVITLVLVSFGVAVATVTDLEFNFFGACVAVAWIIPSAVNKILWSNLQQSGNWTALALMWKTTPITMFFFLILMPLMDPPGLLSFNWNFKNSSAIMISALLGFLLQWSGALALGATSAVSHVVLGQFKTIVIMLSSFLVFNSDPGFTSICGAVIALGGMSIYTYLGLKDSTTGGKRIPSASRQSSHSPKSKIIMEGEKLEARLMDSV; this is encoded by the exons ATGGGAGTGTGGGAGTACAtcctgcgcggcggcggtcggcgcttcatcaagcgcaaggacaGCGACGCCGGCGAGGCTG GTCGGGCATTGGAGGAGCTGAGGGGCTCCCTCTACAATGAGTTTCATACTTCGGAAGGGGCCAAACGCCAGCAGCAGAGGTTTTGTGGCCCCAGTGTTGCACTGACATTCAATTTCGTCGTTTCTGTTGGGATCATCTTGGCAAATAAAATG GTGATGGGTACCGTTGGGTTTAATTTTCCAGTTGCACTGTCTCTAATTCATTATGTAGCTGCCTGGGTCCTTATGGCTATCCTAAGGGCATTATACTTGATGCCCATTGCTCCTCCTTCAAAATCCACTCCTTTCTCCTCATTATTCGCTTTGGGTGCTGTGATGTCTTTTTCCACTGGGCTTGCTAATGTGAGCTTAAAGCATAATAG TGTAGGGTTTTATCAAATGTCTAAGATAGCTGTAACTCCAACAATTGTTGCAGCAGAATTTATTCTTCTCCAGAGAAGTGTTTCCCTTCGGAAG GTTATCACGCTAGTTCTAGTGTCATTTGGTGTGGCTGtagcaaccgttactgatttggagttcaactTTTTTGGTGCTTGTGTAGCAGTAGCTTGGATCATTCCTAGTgctgtaaacaaaatcttgtGGTCAAATTTACAACAGAGTGGAAACTGGACTGCTCTTGC GTTGATGTGGAAGACAACCCCAATTAcgatgtttttctttcttatacTGATGCCTTTGATGGATCCTCCTGGGTTATTGTCTTTCAACTGGAATTTCAAGAACAGCAGTGCAATTATGATATCTGCGTTGCTTGGTTTTCTTCTTCAGTGGTCCGGTGCTTTGGCACTTGG TGCAACCTCGGCTGTATCTCATGTCGTGCTAGGCCAGTTCAAGACAATTGTTATAATGCTCTCCAGCTTTCTGGTATTTAACTCTGATCCTGGATTCACCAGTATCTGTGGAGCTGTCATTGCCCTCGGTGGCATGTCAATCTACACTTACCTAGGGCTAAAGGACTCAACAACTGGTGGTAAG